Genomic DNA from Mycobacterium stomatepiae:
GTTGTTGACCTCCGGTTGCTCATCTTGGAGCTGCGGGGCGCCGTCGACGATATCGACGAAGGGCTTGTGAAAGTGGTCGTAGCCGAAGATGGCATCCGCCCCGAGCTCTTCGGCGTGCAGCACCGCCTGACGCCACGTGCGGTAGTCCGGTGTGCCGCCCGCCCACAGCTGAACGCCTATTCGCACCGGACGCGGCCGGTCTGCGGATACCCCAGCGGCCTTTGTCCCGCTCGTCGAGTCGGTCACGTTCGCTAGCCTTTGAAAACTCGAGACGCATCGTTACGGCTGCACCGGCTATCTACGCTCAAACTGAGCGAACATGCACTTCCTTCCCACCGGCGAGTACCTCATTTTGATCGGCAGCGTCTCGACTGGCCCGCACCCCGGTAAAACGAGCCGCCGGTACGACCGTCTCGGTCGGTATGTCAGCATTTGGGAATGAGTGCACTAAGGCTTGTTCGCATTGTCGGCGTCGCGGCAGCGACGATGGGGGCGCTGGTTGGCGCGCCGATCGCCCCCACCGCCCTGGCTGATCCCTGCTCCGACGTCGAGGTGGTGTTCGCTCGCGGTACCCATCAGGAGCCCGGCCTCGGCAACATCGGTCAAGCGTTCGTTGACTCGCTCACATCGCAGGTCGGCGGGAAATCGGTCGCGGTCTATCCCGTCAACTACCCCGCCAATGACGACTACCACGCCAGCGCACCGGCCGGCGCTGACGACGCGAGCGGTCACATCCAGGGCACCGTCGCCAACTGCCCCAAGACGAAGCTCGTGCTCGGTGGGTACTCCCAGGGCTCGACGGTGATCGATCTGGCGACGCAGGCGATGCCGGCGCCGGTGGCCGACCATGTCGCCGCTGTTGCCCTGTTCGGCGAACCGACCAGTCAATTCTCCAGCGCGCTGTGGGGCGGCCAGCCGCTGCCGACGATCAACCCGATTTACAGCGCCAAGACCATCAGCCTCTGCGCACAGGACGACCCGATCTGCTCCGCGGGTGGGAACATCATGGCGCACGTTTCGTATATTCAGCTAGGGATGACCAACCAGGCCGCAACCTTCGCGGCCAACCGGCTGCACTAACGGCGTCGCTGCACAGAGACGCGTGGCGACCCGCAGCCAATAGATTAAATCTGGTGCTCGGGACAGGCAGGTTCCGCCGATGAAATGCGTGCTGGTCGGCTATGGGAGTCGCGGCGATGTCGAACCTTTGGCCGCCGTCGGCCGGGAGCTGATGCGACGCGGCCATGACGTACGGATGGCCGTTGCACCCAATATGGTGGCGTTCGTGGAATCCGCGGGGCTGCCCGCGGTCGCGTACGGGCGCGACTCACGGGAACAGATGGACTTCGCCGCGGATTTCGTCGGCAAGATCTCGAACCCGGTCACCATGTGGGCCGAGATCACCGAGCATGTCAACGCGATCAAGGCCGAAAAGAGTGCGGTGCTGACATCGTTGGCAGACGGAGCCGACCTGCTGGTCGCGGCCTTCAACGAGCACGGCGTGGCCGCCAATGTTGCCGAGTATCACGACATTCCGCTGGGCACGCTGCACTACTTCCCGGGACGGATCTTGGCGTCCGGCGCGTTCGGTCCGCAGATCACCAAGGAGACCGACGACGCGCAACGTCGTACCCTCGGTTTGCCGGAGGTCGCTGGGGATTCGACCCCACGCACGGTCGAGATCCAGGCCTATGACGAGATCTGCCTGCCGGGACCGGCGACCGAATGGTTGGAATCGGATGCTTCGCCGTTGTTCGTCGGCGCGCTCACTCTGGGGCTGAGTAGCGATGCCGACGACGAGGTGTTGTCCTGGATCGCTGCCGGCGCGCCGCCGATCTATTTCGGCTTCGGGAGTACCCCGCTTGCCTCCCCGGCGGAGACGATCGCGGTGATCGGCGCAGCCTGTGCTCAGGTGGGCGAGCGGGCGCTGATCTGTACCGGCCCGAATGACGTTGCCGGTGCTCCGGATGCTGAGCACGTGAAAATCGTGGCCGAGGTGAACCATGCGGCCGTGTTTCCGGCCTGTCGGGCCGTCGTGCACCATGGCGGCGCCGGGGCTACGGCCGCGGGTCTGCGGGCTGGAGTTCCCACTTTGGCGCTGTGGTTCTGGCTTGATCAGCCGGTCTGGGCGGACGGCATCGCCGCGCTGAACGTTGGCTCCGGGCGGGCGTTTATGGAAAGCACCCTGGACTCGGTGGTCGCGGATCTGCAGAGCATCCTCACCCCGGAACGCGCGGAGCGGGCCCGCGAGGTGGCCGAGTTGATGACCAAACCTGCCGAAAGCCTTGCCCGCGCCGTCGATTTGCTGGAAGAGGCCGCCGTCAAGCAGTCCCGATAGCACGGATTACTGGAGGATCGCACCGTCTTCGTTGGGACGCGGTGTGCCAACTTCTTTCGCGGCCGGATGGCCCGCGCCGGGTGCCGTGTCGCGCGCCAGCGCGATGGTGGAGGCCACCATCGCGACGATGGCAACGATCAAGCCCAGGGCCGCCGAGCCGCGCACCGCGAGATGTTCGCCGAGCACGACGACGCCGAGTACGACCGCGACGATGGGTTCACCCACCAGCATCAGCGGCACCGAGGCCTGTAACGCGCCGGCGTGAAAGGCGGAGCTTTGCACCACGGTGACCGCCACCGCCAGCACGACGAGCAGGTACGGGGCCGGGACGGTCAGGAGTCCGTACCAGCCGCCCACGGCGTATCGGTGAGTGCAGATCTTGGTCAAGACGGCGACCATGCCGAGCAGAACCGCCACCGCGACCGCCAACAGCATGGCGCGGGTGCGGCCGTGAGTGCGCCGTGCCGCCACAAGGCACACGATGACCAGCGGCGCGGTGAGCGCCAGCGCCATCGTCCACGACGGTATCGGCGATCGGTGATGGCCCTCGCGGGGCTGACCGACGAGCACGAACGCGGCCAGCGCGACGGTTAGCACGATCGCCCACGCCCATTCGGCCGCGGTGATGCGCTGACGACAAAGCCTCGCGCTCAAGGGCAGGGCAAACAGCAGCGACGAAACCAGCAGCGGCTGCACGAGCAGCAGCGATCCGTTGGCCAGCGCCAGGGCCTGGAAAACGAAGCCGGCGACGGCAGCCAGAATCCCGGCCCACCACAACGGCTCGCGAACCACACTCGTCACCGTCGGTCCGGACAGGTCCCCCTCGGGTGGAACACTTTGGGCGACTCGTTGTCGAACGACGATGCCGACGGCCGCCCAAAACGCGGCGAGCAATCCCGAGAAGATCGCGACGGCGTGCGAGATCACCCAACCCATGTTTCGGATTGGTACCCCGGATTGCAACGCGGCTAACTCTGGCCACACGATCTGCAGCCTTCCGCACCCCCGATCGGCGGTGGCCGCAGGGTCGCCGCGGACTAGGCTGGCGGGCATGGCTATCGAGTCCACAATGCTCGCCCTCGGCACGCCCGCTCCGCCGTTCACGTTGCCGAACCCGGCAACCGGCACCCTGGTCAGCCTCAACGATCTCACCGGTCCGGCGCTGGTCGTCACCTTCATCTGCAACCACTGCCCTTATGTCAAGCACGTCGCATCCGGGCTGGCCGCGCTGGGCAGAGACCTCGCCGAGCAAGGTGTGGCGATGGTGGGCATCTCCAGCAACGACGTCGTCACGTACCCACAGGATGGCCCCGACGAGATGGTCGCCGAGGCTCGCCGCCACGGCTGGACATTTCCGTATCTGTACGACGAGACGCAAGACGTTGCCCGCGCCTTCTCCGCGGCATGCACTCCGGACACGTTTGTGTTCGATGGCGAACGCCGACTCGTGTACCGAGGCCAGCTCGACGACTCTCGTCCAAAAAACGACGTGCCGGTGACGGGCGCCGACATCCGTGCGGCGGTCGACGCGGTGCTGGCCGGGCGGCCAGTCGAGACAGACCAGCGGCCGTCCATAGGCTGCGGGATCAAGTGGCGCTGAGCCGACTTCGCGCGGGAGACACGCGATAGCTCTGGCCTAGTGCGATAACGGCCGGCTGCGTCTGTGTCGCGGCGTGAAACCGACTGTCGCCGTGCTTCGTTCGCCACGAACACGCGCCGCTCCGGTTGCGCCCGGCGCGTTCGCCGTGAACACGGGTGAATATCACGCGTTTGGTGATCGGTGGGGATGGGCACTTTATTGGGCATGATCGCCGGTTACGTCATTCGTTTCGTGGGCCCCGCGGCCGCGGTATTTTTGAGCCTCGCCACCTCCGTCCTCTTCTCCCCCGTCCCCTGGTCGTCGGCCGAACCATGTCCCGACGTCCAGGTGGTGTTCGCCCGCGGAACCGGCGAGCCGGAAGGTCTTGGCCCGACCGGGAAGGCCTTCGTGGACAATCTGCGCGGGCGCGAGGGTGGCAAGTCGGTCGACGTGTACGCGGTCAATTACCCCGCCAGCAATGAGTGGAACACCGGGCTCGACGGCATTCGGGATGCGGGTGCGCATGTCGTGTCGATGGCCGGCAGCTGCCCCAAGACCAAGATGGTGCTCGGCGGTTTTTCCCAAGGCGCGGCCGTCATGGGTTTCGTGACGTCGGACGCGGTGCCCGCGGGTGTCGATCCCGCGACGGTGCCCAAACCGCTGGCGCCCGAAATCGCCGACCACGTCGCCGCGGTGGTGCTGTTCGGCATGCCCAATGTGCGGGCCATGAACTTCCTCGGCGAGCCGCCGGTGGTGATCGGACCGACCTACCAGAGCAAGACGGTCAAGGTCTGCGCGAACGAGGACCCGGTGTGCTCGGATGGCATGAACTTCGCCGCCCATAACACCTATGCCGACGACGGCACCATGATCGACAAGGGCGTGTCCTTTGCCGCGGCCCGACTCGACGCCGGCCCGGCCGGGCCGGCAACCGTGGTGCACGCGCCGAGTGGCTTCGGCGAGTAGTCGCCTATCACGTCTAAGGGTTCGGGGTGACCCGGTCGCCAACCCGGATAACGCCCGGAGTCGTTGCCTTGAAGTAGATCCCAGCGCATGCCGCCACCCCGCAAGTGCCTGCCGCCAAACGATTTTCGGCGGCAGGCATGCGCAGCGCCTGCGGAGATTTCGGTAGTGGCCCGTGCTCGAGCGTCGGCACCACGCAGCGTGGGGTGAGTTCGAGGCCGCGCAGCCGCACCTCGCCGATGCCGAATTCCCGTTCGATCCAGTCATTTTCGACGTACGGTGGGCAGTCGCCCGGCGTCGCGATCACGAGATTCGGCCGGTAGCGCAGCGCCTCGGCACCGATGTGTTCCAAAGTTGCGGTGGTGATCGCATGCAGAGGAGCATCGTCGGTGAACGAATCTCCCGGCGTCCCCAGACCGATCTCCAAGATGCGGCCCGCGACGTCGGCGTCCAACCCAAGCTCGAGCAGCTGCTCCGGATCGGGACGCTCCACGGTCGCGCCGTCCGGACGCTTGCTGACCAGTCGGACCGAGCGCCCCAACAACCGCGAGAGCATCTCGTTGACCTCGGGGTCGTCGGCGGCGATCGTCGTACCATCGGGCAGCCCGATGCTGACGCGGCCGGTGTCGCCGTTGGCCGTGCACTTCAGTAGGTCTCGCCAGAGCCGCGCTTGTTTGGCGCTGGCCACATGCCCGGTCGCGGTGTCGACGAGTGCGAGCCGCCGGTCTCCTTCGGCGCCACGTTCGTCGACGAACAACGTCTCGACGGCTTCGCCGAGCATCGATTTCACGGGATAGCGGCGCAGACTCTCGACTCGCATGTGACCATCTTGCACTGCGTTACCCGTTGGCTGCGAGCGTGATCCGGACGACGAACCGTGGCTTTCGGCCACGGGCGGCCACTGTTTCGATAAAGGTCACCACCCGAAAACCCCAGCCATACTTGCGCTTGACGAGCGATTCGACGCGCGCGACCTCCCCCGGATCGGTGATCACCTCGGCAGTTCCCGCGAAGACGGGCTCACCGGATGACACCTTCCCGGTTCGGCCGCACGCGGCAAGCGTGACCCGGGGATCGCGCCGAACCCGCTTGACCTTCCACGAGTCGGCCGGTGTCCACACCGAGAGCCGCGCGCGGTCGCCGACAATCCACATCGGCGCGGCGACCGCATCGCCGTTGCGCTTGAAGGTCGTCAAGGACACGAACTTCTCGGCAGCCAACCGAGCGGTCGCATCGTCGGTCATCGTTCCCCTCTCGTCGACGGGCCACGCGTCCATCCGCCCCATTGTGCGGGTCGGTCGCCCGGTCGTGTACAAGGGTCTGATGGAGGATCGGGACCCCAGATCTTTCGATCGGTCGACGCTGCGCGAAGCGCTGGCCCGGCGGTTGCACCGACGAGCGATGGCCGAGGGCACGCTCCACCTACCGGCCGTTCCGGGCATGCTCGACGAATACCTCACGATGTGCACGACCATCTTCGCCGGCTTGGGCATCCGGTACACAGACGAAGAATCAGCTCAACTCAAAACCGTGCTGCAAGGCGAATTGGCGAAAGCGTTTAAGGCCTCGTCGCGTTCGAACATCGTCCTACAGTTCACTAAAACGTTCGGCACGACGTTGAATTACCGCGTCAAACCCCAGTGGGCAACCATCGGTGCCGATTACGACAACTGGGTCGACACCCGCGAGGGGTCACTGTTCGGCACCGAACCCGACGCCCGCGTATGGGCGCTGGCGAGTGAAGCCGCCGACCCCAGCACTTGCCGGGTACTCGACATCGGCGCCGGCACCGGTCGAAACGCCCTCGCCCTGGCCCGGCGTGGTCACCCGGTCGACGCGGTCGAGCTGGCCGGGAAGTTCGCCGACATCATTCGCGCCGAAGCCAAACGGAATTCGGTCGATATTCGCGTCATCCAAAGTGATGTCTTTGTGGCGATGGAAGGTGTCCGCGGCGATTATCAGCTGGTCGTGTTGGCCGAGGTGGTGCCGGACTTCCGGACACCGCAAGAGCTGCGTGGGGTGTTCGAACTCGCGGCGCAGTGTTTGGCCCCCGGCGGATGTTTGGTGTTCAACACCTTCTTGCCGCGCGGGGGCTACGCTCCCGACGACGCCGCCCGACAACTCGGCCAGCAATGCCACACCACGATCTTCACTCGCGACGAGGTCAGCGACGCGGCCGACGGATTGTCGCTTGAACTCATTTCCGACGAGTCGGCCTACGAGTACGAGAAAGCCCACTTACCCGAAGGCGCCTGGCCCCCCACGGCCTGGTTCGACGGATGGGCCAGCGGCCAAGACGTTTTCGACGTCGAGCGTGAGGATTCCCCGATCGAGTTGCGCTGGCTTGTATACCGGAAGGTGGGTTGAGTCAGGCGACGACCGGGGAGGCCCCAGATGGGTGACATGGAATCGAACCGACGAGCGCTGCTGATGGCAGCACCACTGTTGTTGGCGGCGATCGGGGCAGGTGATAAGCCGCGCGACCTCAAATTGGGGCCAGCACCGGAAACGGGCCCGGATCCTCGCGAGACTTTCGTCCAGCCATTTGATCAGATCGCTTTCCAGCTTGGGGCAACCTGCCACCACACAGTGGCGAAATGGCGATGTTCTATGGAGATTTCAATAAGCCGGGGCCATATCTGGTCCTGATGAAATGGAATCCGGGGTGGTTCAGCGCGCCCCATACCTACGCAACCGATCGGATTCAGGTCGTCGTGTTCGGCACCTGGTTTGTCAATAGTGGGAACGACTTTGCGCCCCAGGACGCGACTCCGGTGGGTCCCGGTGGCTTTGTGAAACGCGCCGCGCGCACTCCGCACTACGACGGTGTTCCGGCAAACCAACTCGACCCTGCCGTGATCGCAGTCTTCGGCGTGGGCCCGGTCGACCAAGAGCTGATCGATCCTGCGCAGCCATCCTTCCGTCAGGTGTGAGGGTCAGTTTCAGAAGCCTGGTCCCGGGTTACTAGATACACAGCAATCAACAAACCCGAGGATGCGCCGCTTAGATGACGTCCCAGAGCAGTGCCGAGTACGCCCGCCGACTGCGCGACATCAGCTGGCCACGCCGCTTCCTGCTGGTTGCATGTGTTGTGATCGCTGCTGCCGGCGCGATGCAGGTCGCATTCCCCCGCTGCCGGTACGGCCGTTGCGCGCAATGGGCAAACTCTACCAACGGGTCTGGGGCGGCTCAGGTTTCGATTACGCCCGGTCCGAATTCCCACGACGTCGACCCGGTCTCGCGCGTGGAGGTGAAAGCCGACAGCGGCACCCTCACCGATGTTCGCCTGGTCAATGACGACGGCAAATCCGTCGAGGGAGTAATGACGCCGGACAACACCGTCTGGAAACCCACCACTCCCCTGGGCTACGGCCGCACTTATACGCTGAACATCAGCAGCCGCGGCGCCAATGGAGTTGAATCCAACCAGGTTTCGTCATTTTCCACCGTCCGGCCGTCGAACCAGACCAAAGTCTCGTTTACCACCACTTCGGAGGCTGCGCTCCGCGACGGCGGCAGCTACGGTGTCGGCACAGTCGTCGTCGCCCACTTCGACGAGAAGATCGCCGACCGCGCCGCCGCCGAGCGGCAGTTGACGGTGACCACCACTCCGTCGGTGCAGGGGTCGTGGTTCT
This window encodes:
- a CDS encoding cutinase family protein, yielding MSALRLVRIVGVAAATMGALVGAPIAPTALADPCSDVEVVFARGTHQEPGLGNIGQAFVDSLTSQVGGKSVAVYPVNYPANDDYHASAPAGADDASGHIQGTVANCPKTKLVLGGYSQGSTVIDLATQAMPAPVADHVAAVALFGEPTSQFSSALWGGQPLPTINPIYSAKTISLCAQDDPICSAGGNIMAHVSYIQLGMTNQAATFAANRLH
- a CDS encoding glycosyltransferase: MKCVLVGYGSRGDVEPLAAVGRELMRRGHDVRMAVAPNMVAFVESAGLPAVAYGRDSREQMDFAADFVGKISNPVTMWAEITEHVNAIKAEKSAVLTSLADGADLLVAAFNEHGVAANVAEYHDIPLGTLHYFPGRILASGAFGPQITKETDDAQRRTLGLPEVAGDSTPRTVEIQAYDEICLPGPATEWLESDASPLFVGALTLGLSSDADDEVLSWIAAGAPPIYFGFGSTPLASPAETIAVIGAACAQVGERALICTGPNDVAGAPDAEHVKIVAEVNHAAVFPACRAVVHHGGAGATAAGLRAGVPTLALWFWLDQPVWADGIAALNVGSGRAFMESTLDSVVADLQSILTPERAERAREVAELMTKPAESLARAVDLLEEAAVKQSR
- a CDS encoding DMT family transporter; protein product: MGWVISHAVAIFSGLLAAFWAAVGIVVRQRVAQSVPPEGDLSGPTVTSVVREPLWWAGILAAVAGFVFQALALANGSLLLVQPLLVSSLLFALPLSARLCRQRITAAEWAWAIVLTVALAAFVLVGQPREGHHRSPIPSWTMALALTAPLVIVCLVAARRTHGRTRAMLLAVAVAVLLGMVAVLTKICTHRYAVGGWYGLLTVPAPYLLVVLAVAVTVVQSSAFHAGALQASVPLMLVGEPIVAVVLGVVVLGEHLAVRGSAALGLIVAIVAMVASTIALARDTAPGAGHPAAKEVGTPRPNEDGAILQ
- a CDS encoding thioredoxin family protein, encoding MAIESTMLALGTPAPPFTLPNPATGTLVSLNDLTGPALVVTFICNHCPYVKHVASGLAALGRDLAEQGVAMVGISSNDVVTYPQDGPDEMVAEARRHGWTFPYLYDETQDVARAFSAACTPDTFVFDGERRLVYRGQLDDSRPKNDVPVTGADIRAAVDAVLAGRPVETDQRPSIGCGIKWR
- a CDS encoding cutinase family protein, whose protein sequence is MGTLLGMIAGYVIRFVGPAAAVFLSLATSVLFSPVPWSSAEPCPDVQVVFARGTGEPEGLGPTGKAFVDNLRGREGGKSVDVYAVNYPASNEWNTGLDGIRDAGAHVVSMAGSCPKTKMVLGGFSQGAAVMGFVTSDAVPAGVDPATVPKPLAPEIADHVAAVVLFGMPNVRAMNFLGEPPVVIGPTYQSKTVKVCANEDPVCSDGMNFAAHNTYADDGTMIDKGVSFAAARLDAGPAGPATVVHAPSGFGE
- a CDS encoding MOSC domain-containing protein; this encodes MRVESLRRYPVKSMLGEAVETLFVDERGAEGDRRLALVDTATGHVASAKQARLWRDLLKCTANGDTGRVSIGLPDGTTIAADDPEVNEMLSRLLGRSVRLVSKRPDGATVERPDPEQLLELGLDADVAGRILEIGLGTPGDSFTDDAPLHAITTATLEHIGAEALRYRPNLVIATPGDCPPYVENDWIEREFGIGEVRLRGLELTPRCVVPTLEHGPLPKSPQALRMPAAENRLAAGTCGVAACAGIYFKATTPGVIRVGDRVTPNP
- a CDS encoding PPOX class F420-dependent oxidoreductase, with translation MDAWPVDERGTMTDDATARLAAEKFVSLTTFKRNGDAVAAPMWIVGDRARLSVWTPADSWKVKRVRRDPRVTLAACGRTGKVSSGEPVFAGTAEVITDPGEVARVESLVKRKYGWGFRVVTFIETVAARGRKPRFVVRITLAANG
- a CDS encoding class I SAM-dependent methyltransferase, whose protein sequence is MEDRDPRSFDRSTLREALARRLHRRAMAEGTLHLPAVPGMLDEYLTMCTTIFAGLGIRYTDEESAQLKTVLQGELAKAFKASSRSNIVLQFTKTFGTTLNYRVKPQWATIGADYDNWVDTREGSLFGTEPDARVWALASEAADPSTCRVLDIGAGTGRNALALARRGHPVDAVELAGKFADIIRAEAKRNSVDIRVIQSDVFVAMEGVRGDYQLVVLAEVVPDFRTPQELRGVFELAAQCLAPGGCLVFNTFLPRGGYAPDDAARQLGQQCHTTIFTRDEVSDAADGLSLELISDESAYEYEKAHLPEGAWPPTAWFDGWASGQDVFDVEREDSPIELRWLVYRKVG
- a CDS encoding cupin domain-containing protein; this encodes MAMFYGDFNKPGPYLVLMKWNPGWFSAPHTYATDRIQVVVFGTWFVNSGNDFAPQDATPVGPGGFVKRAARTPHYDGVPANQLDPAVIAVFGVGPVDQELIDPAQPSFRQV